A genomic window from Lotus japonicus ecotype B-129 chromosome 1, LjGifu_v1.2 includes:
- the LOC130733301 gene encoding homeobox-DDT domain protein RLT2 isoform X1, whose product MEESSEVKSEENKVSMEKNKKRKLKTPAQLMALEKFYDAHKYPSEEKKLKLAEEIGLTEKQVSGWFCHRRLKDKRLLKDEAVANGRQDRSSGVIQDRGSGLGQDSCGSSKHGDNKHLDPKEAESHGIYNQDISVADMTYGRRDYYPENGRGMDDTSSESSSFLQERLYSQGQDPYDMEPSRHRTPSGSLPPLNPKSATKMGYKPSGYLKVKGEIEHAAITAVKKQLGRHYLEDGPLLGVEFDPLPPGAFEFQTEYPVHEAYHVANPVHLNSPEVPAVKRQPNLSSRHDSYYTKFSSQDSHMEGVDFGFLQDYDVQDTQDKKARQDINYSQTFYNDANNFPGRNSSQDLYEDSTREVSAYNSSKNHKMGKGNKRGVEGMRSYSTSNHRDHYEDDIAVKPTDILLLEYDNIDPKNVQRSEHVKSKPSNSIRKSRVPMDPEERGLSTRMAKEEVFKGDRKAKKKYRNADGVGMLSNEIAVAKRVKAGTPQEYNVKQSPVPDIERRKKQRSGADMPLPSSFSEDETAETSSSLD is encoded by the exons ATGGAAG AATCAAGTGAAGTGAAATCGGAAGAAAACAAAGTCTCTATggagaaaaataagaaaaggaAGCTCAAAACACCGGCCCAGCTTATGGCCTTGGAGAAATTTTATGATG CGCACAAATATCCATCAGAGGAGAAGAAATTAAAACTTGCTGAGGAGATAGGGTTGACGGAGAAGCAAGTATCTGGATGGTTTTGCCACAGAAGGTTAAAAGATAAAAGATTGTTGAAAGATGAAGCAGTTGCTAATGGACGACAAGATCGTTCAAGTGGTGTCATCCAGGATCGTGGTAGTGGACTTGGGCAAGATTCATGTGGAAGCAGTAAACATGGTGATAATAAGCATCTGGATCCTAAAGAGGCTGAGAGCCATGGCATCTACAATCAAGATATTTCAGTTGCAGATATGACCTATGGACGTAGGGATTATTATCCAGAAAATGGTAGAGGAATGGATGACACATCATCTGAGAGCAGCTCATTTCTGCAAGAACGTTTGTATTCCCAGGGCCAGGATCCCTATGATATGGAGCCTTCTAGACATCGAACACCTAGCGGATCTCTTCCACCCCTAAATCCCAAGAGTGCAACTAAAATGGGATATAAACCATCAGGATATTTGAAAGTGAAGGGCGAGATAGAACATGCTGCTATAACTGCTGTTAAGAAGCAACTAGGAAGGCATTATCTGGAAGATGGTCCTCTGCTTGGTGTAGAATTTGATCCACTTCCTCCAGGGGCATTTGAATTCCAAACTGAATATCCAGTTCATG AAGCATACCATGTTGCAAATCCAGTTCATCTGAATTCTCCAGAAGTTCCCGCTGTAAAAAGGCAACCCAATCTTAGCTCT AGACATGATTCCTATTATACTAAATTTAGTTCCCAAGATTCACATATGGAAGGAGTTGACTTTGGCTTCTTGCAAGACTATGATGTCCAGGATACTCAAGATAAGAAAGCCCGCCAGGATATAAATTACAGTCAAACTTTCTACAATGATGCCAATAATTTCCCTGGAAGAAACTCTTCCCAGGATTTGTATGAAGACTCTACCAGAGAAGTATCTGCTTATAATAGCTCTAAGAATCATAAAATGGGCAAAGGCAATAAGCGTGGTGTTGAGGGGATGAGATCTTATTCTACTTCTAACCATAGAGATCACTATGAAGATGACATTGCAGTTAAGCCGACAGACATTCTGCTTCTTGAGTATGATAATATCGATCCAAAAAATGTGCAAAGGAGTGAGCATGTAAAATCCAAGCCTTCAAATTCAATCCGTAAATCTCGAGTTCCCATGGACCCTGAAGAGAGAGGGCTATCTACTAGGATGGCGAAG GAAGAGGTGTTTAAGGGAGACCGGAAAGCAAAAAAGAAATACCGTAATGCAGATGGAGTAGGGATGCTTTCAAATGAAATTGCG GTTGCAAAACGAGTTAAAGCTGGTACGCCACAAGAATACAATGTGAAACAATCACCTGTTCCTGATATCGAACGAAGGAAAAAGCAGAG ATCTGGTGCTGATATGCCATTGCCGTCTAGCTTTAGCGAGGACGAAACTGCTGAAACCAGTTCCTCACTGGATTAA
- the LOC130733301 gene encoding homeobox-DDT domain protein RLT1 isoform X2, producing the protein MEESSEVKSEENKVSMEKNKKRKLKTPAQLMALEKFYDAHKYPSEEKKLKLAEEIGLTEKQVSGWFCHRRLKDKRLLKDEAVANGRQDRSSGVIQDRGSGLGQDSCGSSKHGDNKHLDPKEAESHGIYNQDISVADMTYGRRDYYPENGRGMDDTSSESSSFLQERLYSQGQDPYDMEPSRHRTPSGSLPPLNPKSATKMGYKPSGYLKVKGEIEHAAITAVKKQLGRHYLEDGPLLGVEFDPLPPGAFEFQTEYPVHEAYHVANPVHLNSPEVPAVKRQPNLSSRHDSYYTKFSSQDSHMEGVDFGFLQDYDVQDTQDKKARQDINYSQTFYNDANNFPGRNSSQDLYEDSTREVSAYNSSKNHKMGKGNKRGVEGMRSYSTSNHRDHYEDDIAVKPTDILLLEYDNIDPKNVQRSEHVKSKPSNSIRKSRVPMDPEERGLSTRMAKEEVFKGDRKAKKKYRNADGVGMLSNEIAVLDVLQNELKLVRHKNTM; encoded by the exons ATGGAAG AATCAAGTGAAGTGAAATCGGAAGAAAACAAAGTCTCTATggagaaaaataagaaaaggaAGCTCAAAACACCGGCCCAGCTTATGGCCTTGGAGAAATTTTATGATG CGCACAAATATCCATCAGAGGAGAAGAAATTAAAACTTGCTGAGGAGATAGGGTTGACGGAGAAGCAAGTATCTGGATGGTTTTGCCACAGAAGGTTAAAAGATAAAAGATTGTTGAAAGATGAAGCAGTTGCTAATGGACGACAAGATCGTTCAAGTGGTGTCATCCAGGATCGTGGTAGTGGACTTGGGCAAGATTCATGTGGAAGCAGTAAACATGGTGATAATAAGCATCTGGATCCTAAAGAGGCTGAGAGCCATGGCATCTACAATCAAGATATTTCAGTTGCAGATATGACCTATGGACGTAGGGATTATTATCCAGAAAATGGTAGAGGAATGGATGACACATCATCTGAGAGCAGCTCATTTCTGCAAGAACGTTTGTATTCCCAGGGCCAGGATCCCTATGATATGGAGCCTTCTAGACATCGAACACCTAGCGGATCTCTTCCACCCCTAAATCCCAAGAGTGCAACTAAAATGGGATATAAACCATCAGGATATTTGAAAGTGAAGGGCGAGATAGAACATGCTGCTATAACTGCTGTTAAGAAGCAACTAGGAAGGCATTATCTGGAAGATGGTCCTCTGCTTGGTGTAGAATTTGATCCACTTCCTCCAGGGGCATTTGAATTCCAAACTGAATATCCAGTTCATG AAGCATACCATGTTGCAAATCCAGTTCATCTGAATTCTCCAGAAGTTCCCGCTGTAAAAAGGCAACCCAATCTTAGCTCT AGACATGATTCCTATTATACTAAATTTAGTTCCCAAGATTCACATATGGAAGGAGTTGACTTTGGCTTCTTGCAAGACTATGATGTCCAGGATACTCAAGATAAGAAAGCCCGCCAGGATATAAATTACAGTCAAACTTTCTACAATGATGCCAATAATTTCCCTGGAAGAAACTCTTCCCAGGATTTGTATGAAGACTCTACCAGAGAAGTATCTGCTTATAATAGCTCTAAGAATCATAAAATGGGCAAAGGCAATAAGCGTGGTGTTGAGGGGATGAGATCTTATTCTACTTCTAACCATAGAGATCACTATGAAGATGACATTGCAGTTAAGCCGACAGACATTCTGCTTCTTGAGTATGATAATATCGATCCAAAAAATGTGCAAAGGAGTGAGCATGTAAAATCCAAGCCTTCAAATTCAATCCGTAAATCTCGAGTTCCCATGGACCCTGAAGAGAGAGGGCTATCTACTAGGATGGCGAAG GAAGAGGTGTTTAAGGGAGACCGGAAAGCAAAAAAGAAATACCGTAATGCAGATGGAGTAGGGATGCTTTCAAATGAAATTGCGGTATTGGATGT GTTGCAAAACGAGTTAAAGCTGGTACGCCACAAGAATACAATGTGA
- the LOC130733303 gene encoding pentatricopeptide repeat-containing protein At5g01110, which translates to MATLKHHLPLRTTLSHSPPSFSSVAAANPHPTHHHQQQPSSSSSPSSSLPHAFSLEKLLFRLKQNDSISLRNHLLHSPDPSPLLPQILHRCHHHPTQLHTFTNAVTSSCPHLTPSMIHLLVTFKKLPEAQALILRTIRKSGVSRAEVIDSLLSSPHSRSDMNLSVFDLLIRTYVQARKLREGSEAFRLLRTRGVYVSINACNALLGALVKVGWVDLAWTVYEDVVRSGTVVNVFTLNIMVNALCKDGKLDRVKGFLSSMEEKGIFADNVTYNTLISAHCRQGLVSEAFELVSLMKGKGLKPGLFTYNSIINGLCKKGSYERAREVLDEMLEVGLSPDAATFNPLLVESCRKDDVRDAEKVFDEMLRRGVVPDLISFSSIIGVFSRNGNLDRALAYFENMKGAGLVPDNVVYTIIIDGFCRNGNVSEALKIRNEMVGKGCVVDVVTYNTLLNGLCRAKMLVDADELFKEMVERGVFPDFYTLTTLIHGYCKDGNMTKALSLFETMTQRSLKPDIVTYNTLMDGFCKIGEMEKAKELWCDMISREILPNYISFSILMNGFCSLGLVSEAFRLWDEMKEKGIQPTLVTCNTIVKGYLRAGKLSKANDFLSKMIAEGVSPDCITYNTLINGFVKEENFDRAFTLVNNMEEQGLLPDLITYNAILSGYCRQGRMKEAEMVLRKMIDKGINPDRSTYTSLINGHVSGDNLKEAFRFHDEMLQRGFVPDDKF; encoded by the coding sequence ATGGCGACACTGAAACACCACCTTCCTCTCAGAACAaccctctcacactctcctccctccttctcctccgTCGCTGCTGCAAACCCTCACCCCACCCatcaccaccaacaacaaccctcttcatcttcttcaccttcCTCTTCCCTCCCACACGCATTCTCACTCGAAAAACTCCTCTTCCGCCTGAAGCAAAACGACTCCATTTCCCTCCGCAACCACCTCCTCCACTCCCCAGACCCATCACCTCTCCTCCCTCAAATCCTCCACCGATGCCACCACCACCCCACTCAGCTCCACACCTTCACCAACGCCGTCACCTCATCATGCCCCCACCTCACCCCCTCCATGATCCACCTCCTCGTCACCTTCAAGAAGCTTCCAGAAGCTCAGGCCCTCATCCTCAGAACAATACGAAAAAGCGGCGTCTCACGCGCTGAGGTAATCGATTCCCTGCTTTCTTCTCCTCACTCTCGCTCCGACATGAATCTCTCTGTTTTTGATTTGTTGATAAGGACTTACGTTCAAGCTAGGAAACTGAGAGAAGGGTCTGAGGCGTTTCGCTTGTTGAGGACCAGAGGGGTCTATGTTTCCATCAATGCCTGCAATGCGCTTCTTGGGGCGCTTGTGAAGGTTGGATGGGTTGATTTGGCGTGGACCGTGTATGAGGATGTTGTGAGAAGTGGGACTGTGGTGAATGTGTTTACTTTGAATATCATGGTGAATGCTCTGTGTAAAGATGGTAAATTGGACAGGGTTAAAGGGTTTTTGTCTAGCATGGAGGAAAAGGGTATTTTTGCTGataatgtgacttataatactCTGATTAGCGCGCATTGTCGACAAGGGCTTGTTTCGGAAGCTTTTGAGTTGGTGAGTTTGATGAAGGGTAAAGGGTTGAAGCCTGGACTTTTTACTTATAATTCTATTATCAATGGCTTGTGCAAGAAGGGTAGCTATGAGAGGGCGAGAGAGGTTTTGGATGAGATGTTGGAGGTTGGATTGAGTCCTGATGCTGCTACTTTTAACCCGCTGCTGGTGGAAAGTTGTAGGAAGGATGATGTTCGTGACGCTGAGAAGGTTTTTGATGAGATGTTGCGGCGTGGGGTTGTTCCTGATTTGATAAGCTTTAGCTCGATCATCGGGGTGTTCTCCAGGAATGGGAACCTTGATCGCGCCTTGGCgtattttgaaaatatgaaagGTGCTGGGTTGGTTCCTGATAATGTGGTTTATACAATTATTATAGATGGGTTTTGTAGGAATGGCAATGTGTCTGAGGCTTTGAAAATAAGGAATGAAATGGTAGGGAAGGGTTGTGTCGTGGATGTGGTTACTTACAATACTCTATTGAATGGATTGTGCAGGGCAAAAATGCTTGTTGATGCGGATGAGCTATTTAAGGAGATGGTGGAAAGAGgggtttttcctgatttttacACCCTTACCACTCTCATCCATGGTTATTGCAAGGATGGAAACATGACCAAAGCACTTAGTTTATTCGAGACTATGACTCAAAGGAGCCTTAAACCTGATATTGTGACGTATAATACATTGATGGATGGTTTCTGCAAAATAGGTGAAATGGAGAAGGCTAAGGAGTTGTGGTGTGACATGATTAGCAGGGAAATTTTGCCCAACTACATATCATTTAGCATTCTAATGAATGGATTTTGCAGTTTAGGCCTTGTTTCCGAAGCCTTCAGGCTGTGGgatgaaatgaaagaaaaaggtATTCAGCCCACCCTAGTCACTTGCAACACCATAGTAAAGGGTTATTTGCGGGCTGGGAAACTGTCGAAGGCTAATGACTTCTTGAGCAAAATGATTGCCGAAGGTGTTTCTCCTGACTGCATTACGTATAATACTCTTATAAATGGTTTTGTAAAGGAAGAGAACTTTGACAGAGCTTTTACCTTGGTCAATAACATGGAAGAACAAGGGCTGCTTCCTGATCTTATAACATACAATGCAATTCTTAGTGGATATTGTAGGCAAGGCAGAATGAAAGAGGCTGAGATGGTATTGCGTAAGATGATTGACAAAGGCATCAATCCTGACCGATCAACGTACACATCATTGATAAATGGGCATGTCTCTGGAGACAACCTGAAAGAGGCATTCCGTTTCCACGATGAAATGCTGCAAAGGGGATTTGTGCCAGATGACAAATTCTAG
- the LOC130711876 gene encoding uncharacterized protein LOC130711876, whose protein sequence is MDRIIGGGGTIRDHRGRWVVGCYSREEGDTAFKVEALALRDVLVLVWDRGSRQIICDVDCDELVRVVVDAEAVQLHSEFLVLNVTHQLLAREWNVKLNGVHRDSNAVADYLARRGAAASAPGFWVMENPDPDVEYLLLKDSLSVP, encoded by the coding sequence ATGGATCGCATAATAGGGGGTGGAGGTACCATTCGAGATCACCGTGGCCGGTGGGTGGTGGGTTGTTACTCTCGGGAGGAAGGCGACACTGCGTTTAAGGTTGAAGCCTTAGCGCTTCGAGATGTTCTTGTGTTGGTGTGGGATAGAGGCTCTAGACAGATTATTTGTGATGTTGATTGCGATGAGTTGGTGCGAGTAGTGGTTGATGCTGAAGCAGTCCAACTCCATTCTGAGTTCTTGGTGCTAAACGTTACCCACCAGTTATTGGCTAGGGAGTGGAACGTCAAGCTTAATGGAGTTCACAGAGATAGTAATGCTGTAGCAGATTATTTGGCTAGGAGGGGTGCTGCTGCTAGTGCTCCGGGTTTTTGGGTTATGGAGAATCCTGACCCGGATGTTGAATACCTTCTGTTGAAGGATTCATTATCGGTTCCTTAG